The following DNA comes from Deinococcus sp. YIM 134068.
CTCCTCACCGCCCCACTCGTCGCCGTGCTGGAGCTGGCGGGCGGCGTGTTGCTCGCGCTCGGCCTCGGCGCGCGGGCCATCGCGGTCATGCTGGCCGCCGAGATGCTGGCGGCCCTCTGGTTCGTTCACCGGGAGGGCGGGTTCTTCGCGCCGCGCGGGGTGGAGCTGCCGTTGCTGCTGTTTGCCGGGTGCGTGGCGGTGGCGGTCGGAGGGCCGGGCCGCCCAGCATTCGGGCGGTCGGGGAACGGGACCGCGCCGTCGCCCACATCTAAACCGAGGGCAACCGAGTCGCGTGGTGGACGGCAAA
Coding sequences within:
- a CDS encoding DoxX family protein gives rise to the protein MPPRPEVALALLRVVVGGVFAAHGADKIFGTGLEAVTANFRTWEVPLPLLTAPLVAVLELAGGVLLALGLGARAIAVMLAAEMLAALWFVHREGGFFAPRGVELPLLLFAGCVAVAVGGPGRPAFGRSGNGTAPSPTSKPRATESRGGRQKG